From one bacterium Scap17 genomic stretch:
- a CDS encoding FKBP-type peptidyl-prolyl cis-trans isomerase, whose translation MKQLVSAVALGALLVTPFSFAADDSLADEQAQLSYGIGATLGKSLSQDITDLDLDAFTQAVRDVYAKGDMKMSDQEIADSLSRFQQKKMEEQKKMVEQEATDNKAEGDKFLADNAKKDGVKTLDSGLQYKVLESGDGATPSAEDTVKVNYEGKLLDGTVFDSSYQRGEPVSFKVNQVIKGWQEALQEMSVGDTWMLYVPAELAYGKAGTGGPIGPNETLTFKVELLDVTKADAKQ comes from the coding sequence ATGAAACAGCTGGTCAGTGCCGTCGCGCTCGGCGCCCTCCTGGTCACCCCGTTCAGCTTTGCCGCCGATGACAGCCTCGCAGACGAGCAGGCACAGCTCAGCTATGGCATCGGCGCAACTCTGGGCAAGAGCCTCTCCCAGGACATCACCGATCTGGATCTCGACGCCTTCACTCAAGCCGTGCGTGATGTCTACGCCAAAGGCGACATGAAGATGAGCGACCAGGAAATCGCGGATTCGCTTTCCCGCTTCCAGCAGAAGAAGATGGAAGAGCAGAAGAAGATGGTCGAGCAGGAAGCGACCGACAACAAGGCAGAGGGTGACAAGTTCCTCGCCGACAACGCCAAGAAGGACGGCGTGAAGACCCTGGATTCCGGCCTGCAGTACAAGGTGCTGGAATCCGGAGACGGCGCGACCCCGTCCGCTGAAGATACCGTCAAGGTGAACTATGAAGGCAAGCTGCTGGACGGCACCGTCTTCGACAGCTCCTACCAGCGTGGCGAGCCGGTCAGCTTCAAGGTCAACCAGGTCATCAAGGGTTGGCAGGAAGCACTGCAGGAAATGAGCGTCGGCGATACCTGGATGCTCTATGTCCCGGCCGAGCTTGCCTACGGCAAGGCTGGCACCGGCGGCCCGATCGGCCCGAACGAGACGCTGACCTTCAAGGTCGAGCTGCTCGACGTGACCAAGGCCGACGCAAAGCAGTAA
- a CDS encoding TIGR02444 family protein, giving the protein MQRQVRFVDQRCSAALQGELAQCNHDNLDQKIRGTSGSRSPPPTRALRLSKLLGATREETSSVAREETSSVTHEETSSVTHEEADLMGAYSIGLWDYALSLYALPGEVGSAGNSQPTPDMMSTCLLLQNEAGLDVCELLWIHWLSAHGIALAASPTRLLEDVRDWQGWMTAMLRERRRQLKQELTTLPATQDPAAVQRLERLYQQLKACELSAEQETLAQLEELSPALSSAEGATGLRAPFAHVADPLQAFQQSLALLSGKTTLAVGDHPTARALRRLALARVPVSA; this is encoded by the coding sequence ATGCAGCGTCAGGTCCGCTTCGTCGATCAGCGGTGCTCCGCCGCGTTGCAGGGCGAGCTGGCGCAGTGCAATCATGACAACCTCGATCAGAAAATACGGGGGACGTCGGGCTCCCGTTCACCGCCACCGACACGAGCGCTACGACTCAGCAAGCTGCTGGGCGCGACTCGTGAAGAGACATCATCGGTGGCACGTGAAGAGACATCATCCGTGACACATGAAGAGACATCATCCGTGACACACGAAGAGGCCGACTTGATGGGCGCATATTCTATCGGATTGTGGGACTACGCGCTGTCTCTGTATGCCCTGCCCGGCGAGGTCGGCTCTGCGGGCAACTCTCAGCCGACGCCGGACATGATGAGTACCTGCCTGCTGCTGCAGAACGAGGCGGGACTCGATGTCTGCGAGCTGCTGTGGATTCACTGGCTGTCCGCCCACGGCATCGCCCTGGCCGCCTCGCCCACTCGCCTGCTGGAAGACGTGCGCGACTGGCAGGGCTGGATGACCGCCATGCTGCGCGAGCGCCGCCGCCAGCTGAAACAGGAGCTGACGACACTGCCCGCGACCCAGGACCCGGCCGCGGTGCAACGCCTGGAACGCCTCTATCAGCAGCTCAAGGCCTGCGAGCTGTCCGCCGAGCAGGAGACCCTCGCCCAGCTGGAAGAGCTGAGTCCTGCACTGTCGTCAGCCGAAGGTGCGACCGGCCTGCGGGCGCCCTTCGCGCATGTCGCGGACCCGCTGCAGGCCTTTCAACAATCACTGGCTCTGTTGAGCGGCAAGACGACGCTCGCCGTGGGGGATCACCCGACGGCACGCGCCCTGCGCAGACTGGCACTGGCCCGCGTGCCCGTCAGCGCCTGA
- a CDS encoding ATP-binding cassette domain-containing protein, whose protein sequence is MIALRQLALQRGGAPLIDEADLTLHAGHKAGIVGPNGAGKSSLFGLILGELTPDSGTVSLAGGVRVAHMAQEIDALERPIVDYVMDGDHALRETERALAAAEESGEHQRQAELHAHFDTLDGYTARARAEQLLVGLGFSQAQLSQPLAAFSGGWRMRANLARTLFTPSDLLLLDEPTNHLDLDALLWLEQWLARYPGALLLISHDRDFLDAVCDHIIHFDRRKLVVYKGNYSRFERTRSERLVREQVEHEKTMARRAEIEDFVRRFKAKATKARQAQSRMKMLERMEETAAVKADSPFHFTIPCSDKISHPLLGLDRAVIGYPGQPPQLSGVRFSLLPGQRIGLLGPNGAGKSTLIKALTGELALVEGQRTAGEHLAIGYFAQHQVDGLDLSSTPFNHVLRLSPSAGELEIRTFLGSFGFHGDEVYATVESFSGGEKARLALSLIAWQKPNLLLLDEPTNHLDLDMREALTDALATFEGTVILVSHDRHLLRACVDEFWCIADGRVTPFDGDLDDYRAWLKARVEGERREARAQKDADAGTDSTRTPDRKEARRQAAELREKLRPLKKVSDKAEQKMSKAQGELDKIEEALGDATLYEADRKAELTKLLASQGEIKSRLDEAEAEWFEAQEALEEMEAQLKAAD, encoded by the coding sequence ATGATTGCACTGCGCCAGCTCGCCCTGCAACGCGGCGGAGCACCGCTGATCGACGAAGCGGACCTGACGCTGCATGCCGGTCACAAGGCCGGTATCGTCGGCCCCAACGGCGCCGGCAAGTCGAGCCTGTTCGGCCTGATCCTCGGCGAGCTGACGCCCGACAGCGGCACGGTATCGCTGGCCGGTGGCGTGCGTGTCGCGCACATGGCGCAGGAAATCGATGCACTGGAGCGTCCGATCGTCGACTACGTCATGGACGGGGACCACGCGCTGCGCGAGACCGAGCGCGCCCTGGCGGCCGCCGAAGAGAGCGGCGAGCACCAGCGTCAGGCCGAGCTGCACGCCCATTTCGACACCCTCGATGGCTATACCGCACGGGCACGTGCCGAGCAGCTGCTGGTCGGCCTTGGCTTCAGCCAGGCGCAGCTCAGTCAGCCGCTGGCGGCCTTCTCGGGTGGCTGGCGCATGCGGGCCAATCTGGCGCGTACCCTGTTCACGCCATCCGACCTGCTGCTGCTGGATGAGCCGACCAACCACCTGGATCTCGATGCGTTGCTGTGGCTGGAGCAATGGCTGGCGCGTTATCCCGGCGCGCTGCTGCTGATCTCCCACGACCGCGACTTCCTCGATGCGGTGTGTGATCACATCATCCACTTCGATCGTCGCAAGCTGGTGGTCTACAAGGGCAATTACAGCCGCTTCGAGCGCACGCGTTCCGAGCGTCTGGTGCGTGAGCAGGTCGAGCACGAGAAGACCATGGCGCGGCGTGCCGAGATCGAGGATTTCGTGCGTCGCTTCAAGGCCAAGGCCACCAAGGCACGTCAGGCCCAGAGCCGCATGAAGATGCTGGAGCGCATGGAGGAAACGGCGGCCGTGAAGGCCGATTCCCCGTTCCACTTCACCATCCCGTGCTCCGACAAGATCTCGCATCCGCTGCTGGGGCTGGACCGAGCGGTGATCGGCTATCCCGGTCAGCCGCCGCAGCTCTCCGGGGTACGCTTCTCACTGCTGCCGGGACAGCGCATCGGTCTGCTCGGCCCCAACGGCGCCGGCAAGTCGACGCTGATCAAGGCGCTCACCGGCGAGCTTGCGCTGGTCGAGGGCCAGCGGACCGCCGGCGAGCATCTGGCCATCGGCTACTTCGCCCAGCACCAGGTGGACGGGCTCGACCTGTCCTCGACGCCCTTCAATCATGTGCTGCGCCTGTCACCGTCGGCGGGTGAGCTGGAGATCCGCACCTTCCTCGGCAGCTTCGGCTTCCACGGTGATGAGGTCTACGCCACGGTGGAATCGTTCTCCGGTGGCGAGAAGGCGCGTCTGGCGCTGTCGCTGATCGCCTGGCAGAAGCCCAATCTGCTGTTGCTGGATGAGCCGACCAACCACCTGGACCTCGACATGCGCGAGGCGCTCACCGATGCACTGGCGACCTTCGAGGGCACCGTGATTCTGGTCTCCCACGACCGCCACCTGCTGCGTGCCTGCGTCGATGAATTCTGGTGCATCGCCGATGGTCGCGTGACGCCCTTCGATGGTGACCTGGATGATTACCGTGCCTGGCTCAAGGCGCGGGTCGAGGGCGAGCGGCGGGAAGCGCGAGCCCAGAAGGATGCCGATGCTGGGACTGACAGTACACGCACGCCGGACCGCAAGGAGGCGCGCCGTCAGGCGGCTGAACTGCGCGAGAAGCTGCGTCCGCTCAAGAAGGTCAGCGACAAGGCCGAGCAGAAGATGAGCAAGGCGCAGGGCGAGCTGGACAAGATCGAGGAAGCGCTGGGCGATGCCACGCTCTACGAAGCGGACCGCAAGGCGGAGCTGACCAAGCTGCTGGCCAGCCAGGGCGAGATCAAGAGTCGCCTCGATGAGGCCGAAGCCGAATGGTTCGAGGCTCAGGAAGCGCTGGAAGAGATGGAAGCCCAGCTCAAGGCGGCGGACTAG
- a CDS encoding rRNA pseudouridine synthase, whose amino-acid sequence MRLDRWLTRQPQLNRRHALSALAAGRVRVNGATISDPLHEVGPFDDIHLSAPDATVCLQVARRPRHILLNKPAGVVTACHDPEHPTVIDVLRDTLNARGEDSGWLAEIHHVGRLDRATTGALLLTNDGDVSARISDAGLEGPAKRYRMGLERPLTEAEQESAIAQVRQGVLLEHDPRPTLPAQLAFLTADQARLTLHEGRHHHVKRLWRSLGNRVVWLHRESVAGLSLEGLAPGEWRELTREECSRLGAAQPRG is encoded by the coding sequence ATGCGGCTGGACCGCTGGCTGACACGTCAGCCACAGCTCAACCGTCGTCATGCGCTCTCGGCGCTGGCGGCGGGGCGTGTGCGGGTCAACGGCGCGACGATCAGCGACCCGCTGCATGAGGTCGGCCCCTTCGATGACATCCACCTGTCAGCGCCTGACGCGACCGTCTGCCTGCAGGTAGCGCGGCGTCCGCGTCATATCCTGCTCAACAAGCCCGCCGGGGTCGTGACGGCCTGTCATGACCCCGAACATCCCACCGTGATCGATGTGCTGCGTGACACGCTGAATGCACGCGGCGAGGACAGCGGCTGGCTGGCCGAGATCCACCATGTCGGCCGCCTCGACCGTGCGACGACCGGCGCCCTGCTGCTGACCAACGACGGCGATGTCTCGGCGCGCATCAGCGATGCCGGGCTCGAGGGGCCCGCCAAGCGCTATCGCATGGGGCTGGAGCGGCCTCTGACGGAGGCCGAACAGGAAAGCGCCATCGCACAGGTTCGCCAGGGGGTGCTGCTCGAACATGATCCGCGCCCGACACTGCCGGCCCAGCTTGCGTTTCTCACCGCGGACCAGGCACGCCTGACGCTGCACGAGGGCCGCCATCACCACGTCAAGCGACTGTGGCGTAGCCTGGGCAATCGCGTGGTGTGGCTGCACCGTGAGTCGGTGGCGGGCTTGAGTCTCGAGGGGCTGGCGCCGGGGGAGTGGCGCGAGCTTACCCGCGAGGAGTGTTCACGGCTGGGGGCCGCGCAGCCTCGCGGGTGA
- a CDS encoding patatin-like phospholipase family protein, with translation MRDTSCDFCADALNILVLQGGGALGAYQVGIFEALAEAGIQPDWVVGTSVGAINGALIAGNPEGERLKALESFWYGIAQPAASMGPAFHPWERSVARTSAMLWGIPGFFRPRPLWTVPIWQSFFGEPPSLYDTEPLGDTLNRLVDFERLDARHPENVRLSVGAVNIGSGALRYFDSSHEALDHRHILASGALPPAFPPVWVDGEAYWDGGLYSNTPVSWVLSERPHGETVVNCYVIDLWSADGKVPETLQEAQLREKDIQYSSRAGEHLNLLEENQALRMGIENLADHLPEELRQSPKIQRILAMTQQPSINVVRLLASARPGETSLKDIDFSRATIDSRRDSGYQDMQEVLSRCSQFAPLPEDIGVIVRNFTRNAEGELVSLSTPEASSSDDDEASITAEDLPSQATGS, from the coding sequence ATGCGTGATACATCCTGCGACTTCTGCGCCGATGCGCTCAATATTCTGGTGCTGCAAGGCGGTGGTGCGCTCGGCGCCTACCAGGTCGGCATCTTCGAGGCGCTGGCCGAAGCCGGTATCCAGCCCGACTGGGTGGTCGGCACCTCGGTCGGCGCCATCAATGGTGCCCTGATCGCCGGCAATCCGGAGGGCGAGCGCCTCAAGGCCCTCGAGTCATTCTGGTATGGCATCGCCCAACCCGCTGCCAGCATGGGCCCCGCCTTTCATCCGTGGGAGCGCAGTGTCGCGCGTACCTCCGCCATGCTGTGGGGCATTCCGGGCTTCTTCCGCCCGCGCCCGCTGTGGACGGTACCGATCTGGCAGAGCTTCTTCGGCGAGCCGCCCAGCCTCTACGACACCGAGCCGCTGGGCGACACGCTCAATCGGCTGGTGGACTTCGAGCGCCTGGATGCCCGCCACCCGGAGAACGTTCGCCTGTCGGTGGGGGCGGTGAATATCGGCAGCGGCGCGCTGCGCTACTTCGACTCCTCGCATGAAGCGCTGGATCACCGCCATATTCTGGCCAGCGGCGCCCTGCCACCGGCCTTCCCGCCGGTGTGGGTCGATGGCGAAGCCTATTGGGATGGTGGCCTGTACTCCAATACGCCCGTCAGCTGGGTGCTGTCGGAGCGTCCGCATGGCGAGACAGTGGTCAACTGCTACGTGATCGACCTGTGGAGTGCCGATGGCAAGGTGCCGGAGACCCTGCAGGAGGCGCAGCTGCGCGAGAAGGACATCCAGTATTCCAGCCGTGCCGGCGAGCACCTCAATCTGCTGGAGGAGAATCAGGCGCTGCGCATGGGGATCGAGAATCTCGCCGACCATCTGCCGGAGGAGCTGCGCCAGTCGCCGAAGATCCAGCGCATCCTCGCCATGACCCAGCAGCCCTCGATCAACGTGGTGCGTCTGCTGGCCTCGGCGCGCCCGGGCGAGACCTCACTGAAGGATATCGACTTCTCGCGCGCGACCATCGACTCGCGTCGCGACAGTGGCTATCAGGACATGCAGGAAGTGCTGAGCCGCTGCAGCCAGTTTGCGCCGCTGCCGGAGGATATCGGGGTCATCGTGCGCAACTTCACGCGCAACGCCGAGGGCGAGCTGGTCAGCCTGTCGACGCCGGAGGCAAGCTCCAGCGACGATGACGAGGCGAGCATCACGGCAGAGGACCTGCCCAGCCAGGCGACCGGCAGCTGA
- a CDS encoding DedA family protein, with amino-acid sequence MTSLAVISLASATLLPGGSEAAFAGLWCQGHAPWALWVAATLGNTLGSLINVALGRGARRLRTRRWFPVSRRALARGTLWYRRFGAWSLLLSWAPLIGDPLTVLAGVFRLAWWKSIVLIVIAKGGRYALLLLAADLWLTPWCQ; translated from the coding sequence TTGACCTCGCTCGCCGTGATCTCGCTGGCCAGCGCCACCCTGCTGCCCGGCGGATCGGAGGCGGCCTTCGCGGGGCTGTGGTGCCAGGGGCACGCGCCCTGGGCGCTGTGGGTCGCGGCGACGCTGGGCAACACGCTCGGCAGCCTGATCAACGTCGCCCTGGGGCGTGGCGCCCGCCGTCTGCGCACACGGCGCTGGTTTCCGGTCTCGCGACGCGCATTGGCGCGCGGCACCCTGTGGTATCGCCGCTTCGGCGCCTGGAGCCTGCTGCTGAGCTGGGCCCCGCTGATCGGCGACCCGCTGACGGTGCTGGCGGGCGTCTTCCGGCTGGCGTGGTGGAAAAGCATCGTCCTGATCGTGATCGCCAAGGGCGGACGCTATGCATTGCTGCTGCTGGCAGCCGACCTGTGGCTGACGCCCTGGTGCCAATGA
- the thiD gene encoding bifunctional hydroxymethylpyrimidine kinase/phosphomethylpyrimidine kinase yields the protein MHIPCVLTIAGSDPSGGAGIQADLKTFSALGAYGASVITALTAQNTCGVRSVEAVSREFIAAQLDAVLDDLDIRAAKIGMVADPLVVEMLADRLQQRRPRWVVLDPVLVAKSGDALVNDAAIQSVAEHLVPLADIITPNLHEAAVLLGERRLIGRSDMPEVARELRARGAKAVLIKGGALEGQACDDLLVSDAGGQWLCAPRIETDNLHGTGCSMSSAIAARLANGLPLSQAVVEAREWLLGALRASDQLNVGKGRGPVHHFHALW from the coding sequence ATGCATATTCCGTGCGTCCTGACGATAGCGGGCTCAGACCCCTCCGGGGGAGCCGGCATTCAGGCGGACCTCAAGACATTCTCTGCGCTGGGCGCCTACGGGGCCAGCGTGATCACGGCGCTGACGGCGCAGAATACCTGCGGTGTGCGCAGCGTGGAGGCGGTCTCGCGGGAATTCATCGCCGCACAGCTGGACGCCGTGCTGGATGATCTCGATATCCGCGCCGCCAAGATCGGCATGGTGGCCGATCCGCTGGTGGTGGAAATGCTTGCCGACCGCCTTCAGCAGCGTCGCCCGCGCTGGGTCGTGCTCGACCCGGTGCTGGTCGCCAAGAGTGGCGATGCGCTGGTCAATGATGCTGCCATCCAATCGGTGGCCGAGCACCTGGTGCCGCTGGCCGACATCATCACGCCCAACCTGCATGAAGCCGCGGTGCTGCTGGGTGAGCGGCGCCTGATCGGGCGCTCCGACATGCCTGAGGTCGCCCGCGAGCTGCGTGCCAGAGGCGCGAAGGCGGTGTTGATCAAGGGTGGGGCGCTCGAGGGGCAGGCCTGCGATGACCTGCTGGTCAGTGATGCCGGCGGGCAATGGCTGTGCGCGCCACGTATCGAGACCGACAACCTGCACGGCACCGGCTGCTCGATGTCTTCTGCCATCGCGGCGCGACTGGCGAACGGTCTGCCGTTGTCGCAGGCGGTGGTCGAGGCACGCGAATGGCTGTTGGGCGCGCTGCGTGCCTCCGATCAGCTCAATGTCGGCAAGGGTCGGGGGCCGGTGCACCATTTCCACGCCCTGTGGTAA
- a CDS encoding C4-dicarboxylate ABC transporter, producing MAALASAGVQADTWRFALEEVSGSVQDAYAQEFKKRIEEASGGDIDVEIYPYGALGTSSQLTELVQSDAIQLTFASPGHLASVIPESGVFTLHFLFSDDNAVNEEVLGNSQAIDMLSEAYTEQNLQLLGVIPEGWMVWTGNRDIKTPEDMEGFKIRTMTSPILVESYRGYGANPTPMPYSEVYSGLQLGQIDGQVNPVFAIQEMSFYEVQDYMIQAKQAQFITTLVASSDFYSGLDDEQQQMLDKVTNEMRPYIFEKQEEYNADRLEKIKEDSDIKIITLTDEQREAFRPVGEKGWEVYREQSGERGSKILDTLQADIKAAEGK from the coding sequence ATGGCGGCGCTGGCCTCTGCGGGTGTGCAGGCGGACACCTGGCGCTTCGCGCTGGAGGAAGTCTCCGGCAGTGTGCAGGATGCCTACGCCCAGGAATTCAAGAAGCGCATCGAAGAGGCCTCCGGCGGTGACATCGATGTCGAGATCTACCCCTACGGCGCACTGGGCACCTCCTCACAGCTCACCGAACTGGTGCAGAGCGATGCCATCCAGCTGACCTTTGCCTCACCGGGTCACCTGGCCTCGGTGATTCCGGAGTCGGGCGTCTTCACGCTGCACTTCCTGTTCTCCGACGACAATGCCGTCAATGAAGAGGTACTCGGCAACTCCCAGGCCATCGACATGCTGTCCGAGGCCTACACCGAGCAGAATCTCCAGCTGCTGGGCGTGATTCCGGAAGGCTGGATGGTGTGGACCGGCAACCGTGACATCAAGACACCCGAGGACATGGAAGGCTTCAAGATCCGCACCATGACCTCGCCGATTCTGGTCGAGAGCTATCGCGGCTACGGTGCCAACCCGACGCCGATGCCCTATTCCGAGGTCTACTCCGGCCTGCAGCTGGGCCAGATCGACGGCCAGGTGAACCCGGTGTTCGCCATCCAGGAAATGAGCTTCTACGAAGTTCAGGACTACATGATCCAGGCCAAGCAGGCGCAGTTCATCACCACGCTGGTGGCCTCCAGTGACTTCTATTCCGGTCTGGATGACGAGCAGCAGCAGATGCTCGACAAGGTTACCAACGAGATGCGCCCGTACATCTTCGAGAAGCAGGAGGAGTACAACGCCGACCGTCTGGAGAAGATCAAGGAAGACAGCGACATCAAGATCATCACGCTGACCGATGAGCAGCGCGAAGCCTTCCGCCCGGTCGGCGAGAAGGGCTGGGAAGTCTATCGTGAGCAATCCGGTGAGCGTGGCAGCAAGATCCTCGACACCCTGCAGGCCGACATCAAGGCTGCCGAAGGCAAGTGA